The genomic region GCTGACCAAGGTGACGAAGACGACCGGCAACCCAAGGTCGGAGCAGGACCTGACCGTGTCGCCGGCCAAAATGCCCAAACCACCCGAGTAGGTATGCATTTCAGGGCGTAGCGCGATTTCCATGCAAAAGTAGGCTATGCGCGTCCGGGAAACGAAATATCCTAACTCGTTCATCACCCCTCTCGCCTCTGAGAACGCTCTTTCGGCCACTGAGCTCGAATTAGCTACGCGTATCCTGCAAGGTTTGTAGCCTATCGACCGCTATGCCCTTACGGCGGAGCCGGGCACTTCCAGCCGCCGCTCCTGCGCTCACAATTCAATCGCATTCACTATGTTGACGCTGACGGTCCCATATCAACGTAGACGGCCGCCGAGGGATTGGGTGTCAAAATTGCCGCCACTGTATCAAACGCACTCCCCGCCACGATGCAAGCGTGATATAATAATGCCGGTACCCGGCACATTCCTCCCCGGAAATCAACGACCAGTGGTCGCTGCGGTTCCGCGACCTCACGCGACCTAGTCGAGTTCGCTTCCGGAACCAAGCGCCCGGTTATCGCGTTAATCGTGATCGGCGCCAAGTAGCGCGCGCAATCATTTCAGGAAATCCCTTGACTTCAATGTCAAGCGACGCCGACAACTCGGACGATTCGCCCGCCAGGACGGGCACGACAACGTCGGCGACGCAGCGCGCGACCACCGGAGATTCCCGAGGCCGCATCGTCATCGAGAATGTCCATCCGGAACTCGATTGCGGCCGCTATCCCGTGAAGCGCATCGTCGGCGGCGTATTCGACGTATGGGCCGACATTTTTCGCGACGGCCACGACGTTATCGACGCCGTTGTTCGCTACGAGACGCCATCCGGACAAACTCACGCTGCGCCGATGACGCACATCGACAATGATCGTTGGCGCGGAAGCTTCCGCGCCACGCAGATAGGACGGCACACCTACACGGTCGAAGCATGGACCAACAGCTTTGAATCATGGAAGCGAGATACCGTCAAGAAGCGCGACTCCGGACAAACCATCAGTTTGGAACTTCGCGAAGCGGAAGCGCTGGTGCGCGTGGCGGCAGAAGCCGCAGGCGCAAAGACTTCCGCATCGCTGAAGCAAATCGCTACCGCGCTCAAGAAAGCGGACAGCGACATGGAACGCGCGGCGTTGCTGCTTTCTGAAGACATGTCGACCTTGATGGTGCGAAGCAATCCCCGCGGGGATGTGACCCGCTATCATCGGAAGCTCGAGGTCTACGTAGACCGTGAGGCAGCCGGATTTTCCGCGTGGTACGAGATGTTTCCCCGATCACAGGGAACCATTCCGGAGCGAAGCGCCAGCTTCGAAGACTGTATGCGGCGCCTGCCAGAAATTCGAAACATGGGATTCGACGTGCTTTACTTAGTGCCAATCCATCCGATCGGCACGATAAATCGCAAGGGGAGGAACAATGCCGTGGCTGCCAAGCCCGGCGAGCCGGGCAGCCCTTACGCGATCGGCTCTGCCGAAGGGGGCCACGATTCGATCCACACCGAATTGGGAACATTCGCCGATTTCAACCGGCTGAACACGGCAGCGCACGAAAACGGTCTCGAGCTCGCCCTCGACTTCGCCATTCAATGCGCGCCGGACCATCCGTGGATCAAGGAGCACCCGGAGTGGTTCACTTTTCGTCCGGATGGGACGATCAAGCACGCCGAGAATCCGCCGAAGAAGTATCAGGACATCGTTAACGTCAACTTTTATGGACCTCATCGCGAGGCCCTATGGAACGCACTCAAGGATGTAATTCTGTTCTGGGTCGGCCACGGCGTTAAGATCTTCCGCGTCGACAATCCGCACACCAAGCCGGTGCCATTCTGGGAATGGTTGATTCGCGAAGTACAAACCCAGCATCCCGACGTAATTTTCCTTTCAGAGGCCTTCACTCGGCCGAAGATGCTGAAGGTCCTCGCCAAGGCCGGTTTCACACAATCCTATTCCTACTTCACCTGGCGAAATTTCAAGCAGGAATTCATCGACTACCTCACCGAGCTCACGCAATCTGAATGCCGGGAGTATCTCCGGCCGAACTTCTTCACCAACACGCCCGACATTTTGCCGCCTATTTTGCAGCGGGGAGGCCGCGCCGCTTTTCAGATGCGGCTCGTACTCGCCGCCACATTGTCGAGCGTGTACGGCATCTACAACGGATTTGAACTGTGCGAAGCGAAGGCACTACCCAACAGCGAAGAATATGCCGATTCGGAGAAGTACCAATTTAAGGTTTGGGATTGGAACCGTGAGGGCAATATCAAGGAATTCATCGCTCGCGTGAATGGCGCGCGGCAAAGCAATCCGGCCCTCCGCGAATTCTTGAATCTACGCTTTTATCCCGCGGACTCCGACTCGGTGCTGTTCTACGGAAAGATGACGGCCGACCGTGCGAGCATGGTTTTCGTCGCTGTAAATCTTGACCCGTTCGAAACCCACGAAGCGACGATCGAATTTCCGCTCTCCGAGATGAGGATCGATCGTGACGGCTCATTCGAAGCTGAGGAGCTGATCGGCGGAGAGCGCTACGTTTGGCGTGGCGCCAGACAGCGGATTCGTCTCGATCCTCGCGCGAATCCCACCGCCATTTTCCGCATCACGGCGCCGGGGCCCTCCGAGAAGCATACGACAAATGCCTAAGCCCGACAGCCTTTCGAACGATCCTCATTGGTTCAAGGACGTGGTCACCTACGAAGCGCATGTGAAGGCGTTTTTCGATAGCAACGACGACGGAATTGGAGATTTTCGAGGTCTCACGGCTCGCCTCGACTATCTGCAGGATTTAGGGATTACGGCCATCTGGTTGCTCCCCTTTTACCCTTCGCCGCTCCGCGACGACGGGTACGACATAGCAAACTATCGCGACATTCATCCGTCCTATGGAACGATGAAAGATTTTCGCGGATTTGTGCGGCAGGCGCACAACCGCGGGATGCGGGTGATCACCGAGCTCGTTGTCAATCATACCTCCGACCAGCATCCTTGGTTTCAGCGCGCGCGACGGGCGAAGGCGAGATCGCACTACCGCGATTGGTACGTGTGGAGCGATACCGATAAGAAATTTGAGGGCACGCGCATCATCTTCACCGACACGGAAAAATCGAACTGGACCTGGGATCCCGAAGCCGGCGCCTATTATTGGCACCGCTTTTTCGGTCATCAGCCCGACCTCAATTTCGACAATGCGCAAGTGCTCAAAGCCGTAGTCAACACGATGCGTTTCTGGTGCGATGCCGGCGTAGACGGGATGCGACTCGATGCCATCCCTTATCTCTGCGAACGCGAAGGAACCAACAACGAGAACCTGCCGGAAACCCATGCCGTCCTGAAGCGCATGCGCGCGGAACTCGACAAGAAGCACAAGAACCGCATGTTTCTCGCCGAAGCCAATCAATGGCCGGAAGACGTACAATCCTACTTCGGCGCCGGCGACGAATGTCACATGGCCTATCACTTCCCGCTGATGCCGCGGATGTACATGGCCATTGCACAGGAAGATCGTCATCCGATCACCGACATCATGCGGCAGACGCCGGAGATTCCCGACGCCTGCCAATGGGCGATTTTTCTCCGCAATCACGATGAGCTGACGCTCGAAATGGTCAGCGACTCCGAGCGGGACTATCTCTGGAACACCTACGCTGCCGAGCGGCGTGCCCGCATCAATCTAGGCATCCGCCGGCGCCTCGCGCCATTGATGGAGAACGATCGCCGCAAGATCGAACTGATGAACAGCTTGCTCATGTCGATGCCCGGAAGCCCGGTTATCTATTATGGTGACGAAATCGGAATGGGCGACAATATTTTTCTCGGCGACCGTGACGGCGTGCGGACACCGATGCAATGGACACCGGACCGAAATGGCGGGTTTTCTCGCGCAGATCCGGCGCGTCTTTTTTTGCCGCCTCTTATGGATCCGGTCTATGGCTTCCAGTCCGTTAACGTCGAGGCTCAGAGCAAGAATCCGTCGTCGTTCCTCAATTGGATGAAGCGTCTCATAGCCGCTCGGCAGGGCCGTAAGGTTTTCGGACGGGGCACGCTCTCCTTCCTCTACCCCTCGAACCGCCGTGTCTTCGCCTATCTCCGTGAGCTCGGCGACGAGTCGGTGCTATGCGTCGCGAACCTCGCGCGGTCGGCTGAAGCGGTCGATCTGGACCTCTCCACGTTTCGCGGACGTGTCCCCGTCGAACTCATGAGCCGGACCAACTTTCCGGCCGTAAGTGACGGCCTCTACCGAATCACGTTGTCCGGCCACTCTTTTTACTGGTTCCTTCTCGCAGATCCGAAGACGCTGACCGATGGAAGCCCCAGCCTCGGTCAACCACTACCCGAGTTCGTGACGCTGGTCATGGGCGAGAGTTGGCAGAGTCTTTTGACGGGCCGTAACAAGGCGATCTTCGAGCGCGACGTTCTGCGTCGCTACCTTCCTCTGCGGCGGTGGTATGGCGCGAAAAACGCGAATTTGCGCGAAGTTGAGGTAACCGCGAGCGTCCCGTTGGCGGATGGACAGTCCGGTTGGCTCCTCGCTCTTCTCGAGGCCCGATTCGATGGAAA from Planctomycetia bacterium harbors:
- a CDS encoding alpha-1,4-glucan--maltose-1-phosphate maltosyltransferase encodes the protein MSSDADNSDDSPARTGTTTSATQRATTGDSRGRIVIENVHPELDCGRYPVKRIVGGVFDVWADIFRDGHDVIDAVVRYETPSGQTHAAPMTHIDNDRWRGSFRATQIGRHTYTVEAWTNSFESWKRDTVKKRDSGQTISLELREAEALVRVAAEAAGAKTSASLKQIATALKKADSDMERAALLLSEDMSTLMVRSNPRGDVTRYHRKLEVYVDREAAGFSAWYEMFPRSQGTIPERSASFEDCMRRLPEIRNMGFDVLYLVPIHPIGTINRKGRNNAVAAKPGEPGSPYAIGSAEGGHDSIHTELGTFADFNRLNTAAHENGLELALDFAIQCAPDHPWIKEHPEWFTFRPDGTIKHAENPPKKYQDIVNVNFYGPHREALWNALKDVILFWVGHGVKIFRVDNPHTKPVPFWEWLIREVQTQHPDVIFLSEAFTRPKMLKVLAKAGFTQSYSYFTWRNFKQEFIDYLTELTQSECREYLRPNFFTNTPDILPPILQRGGRAAFQMRLVLAATLSSVYGIYNGFELCEAKALPNSEEYADSEKYQFKVWDWNREGNIKEFIARVNGARQSNPALREFLNLRFYPADSDSVLFYGKMTADRASMVFVAVNLDPFETHEATIEFPLSEMRIDRDGSFEAEELIGGERYVWRGARQRIRLDPRANPTAIFRITAPGPSEKHTTNA
- the treS gene encoding maltose alpha-D-glucosyltransferase, giving the protein MPKPDSLSNDPHWFKDVVTYEAHVKAFFDSNDDGIGDFRGLTARLDYLQDLGITAIWLLPFYPSPLRDDGYDIANYRDIHPSYGTMKDFRGFVRQAHNRGMRVITELVVNHTSDQHPWFQRARRAKARSHYRDWYVWSDTDKKFEGTRIIFTDTEKSNWTWDPEAGAYYWHRFFGHQPDLNFDNAQVLKAVVNTMRFWCDAGVDGMRLDAIPYLCEREGTNNENLPETHAVLKRMRAELDKKHKNRMFLAEANQWPEDVQSYFGAGDECHMAYHFPLMPRMYMAIAQEDRHPITDIMRQTPEIPDACQWAIFLRNHDELTLEMVSDSERDYLWNTYAAERRARINLGIRRRLAPLMENDRRKIELMNSLLMSMPGSPVIYYGDEIGMGDNIFLGDRDGVRTPMQWTPDRNGGFSRADPARLFLPPLMDPVYGFQSVNVEAQSKNPSSFLNWMKRLIAARQGRKVFGRGTLSFLYPSNRRVFAYLRELGDESVLCVANLARSAEAVDLDLSTFRGRVPVELMSRTNFPAVSDGLYRITLSGHSFYWFLLADPKTLTDGSPSLGQPLPEFVTLVMGESWQSLLTGRNKAIFERDVLRRYLPLRRWYGAKNANLREVEVTASVPLADGQSGWLLALLEARFDGKHPPQCYFLPLAIEWREVHTLSPERTAFAAAKVRKGPKGGTLFEAVQDERFALALVEAVRRGDNLAYPAGRIEFRATAAMAEHPMPANPVVRPVAVEQTNSSVLIENYLVLKIYRRLMTGLHSEVEMGRFLTEVARFPNTPPLLGSVELIGADGHPTALACLHAFIRNQGDGWSHTSSYLQRFLDEAAVLPADELAARKDPHAFHLAQMQRLGERTAELHKALCPGAANSAFKPEPLTEADLNKLQRQICKDARATLEGLAERRASLLPEAATFADKLLAKRREIVEALSKPQSFGSGLIKTRFHGDYHLGQVVVAQNDFYILDFEGEPRRSLAERRAKHTPLKDVAGMLRSFDYAAWAALDHVTKDHPDRRATLRPHVMAWRDEATKAFFDAYRASIAGTSSYPADEAAANGLLRLAMLEKLFYEIGYELANRPAWVWIPLAGACDLLLERA